A genomic stretch from Candidatus Omnitrophota bacterium includes:
- the plsY gene encoding glycerol-3-phosphate 1-O-acyltransferase PlsY, with protein sequence MLQLIKIIFGLGLSYLFGSIPTAYVAGKFYKGIDIREHGSKNIGATNVFRVLGKVPGIIVLLIDILKGVLAVVFVSSFLSLESNIFYILFGIASVCGHNWTVFLNFKGGKGVATSLGVLIGLTIKIASIRAVLALSLFIWVAVFVGFGYVSLASIISVVFLPILMLIFTYSFELVVLGVIFCVFVVLRHRSNIQRLLDGKESKIKMPFLKK encoded by the coding sequence ATGCTACAGCTCATTAAGATTATTTTTGGTTTAGGATTATCGTATTTATTTGGCTCTATCCCAACGGCATATGTTGCTGGAAAGTTTTACAAAGGTATTGATATAAGAGAGCATGGCTCAAAAAACATTGGAGCTACAAATGTTTTTCGTGTTCTCGGAAAAGTTCCGGGAATCATTGTTCTTTTGATTGATATTTTAAAAGGTGTTTTAGCAGTTGTTTTCGTTTCGAGTTTTTTAAGTTTAGAATCTAATATTTTTTATATTTTATTTGGAATTGCTTCTGTTTGCGGGCACAATTGGACTGTGTTTTTAAATTTTAAAGGAGGCAAAGGTGTAGCCACAAGTTTAGGCGTTCTTATTGGGCTAACTATTAAGATTGCTTCTATTCGCGCTGTTTTAGCGTTATCTCTTTTTATTTGGGTAGCGGTTTTTGTTGGTTTTGGATATGTTTCTTTGGCGTCTATTATTTCAGTTGTTTTCTTGCCGATTCTAATGCTTATTTTTACTTATTCTTTTGAGCTTGTTGTCTTAGGTGTTATTTTTTGCGTCTTTGTTGTTCTTCGGCATCGGTCTAATATCCAGAGACTTTTAGATGGCAAAGAGTCGAAGATTAAGATGCCTTTTTTAAAGAAATAG
- a CDS encoding YggS family pyridoxal phosphate-dependent enzyme: MIRANILRLKDNIALVCRRVERNPDEITLLAVTKYVSVEKIKEALDTGIVDVGENKVQEGCLKYRDPEFNSSKVTKHMIGHLQTNKVKSALEVFDIIQSVDSFRLAQEIEKNSLKLDKKIRILIQVDTSGEEQKFGIPEVDTISLIKKIADFKNIEIQGLMTIAPWTQDKIIVRDCFKRLSDLKEKISDQFCKSFMIETQALVSSAVYGTP, from the coding sequence ATGATTCGAGCTAATATTTTGCGTTTAAAAGATAATATCGCTTTGGTTTGTAGGCGGGTAGAAAGAAATCCTGACGAAATTACATTGTTAGCTGTTACGAAATATGTTTCTGTTGAGAAGATCAAAGAGGCGCTAGATACTGGGATTGTTGACGTAGGAGAAAACAAGGTCCAGGAAGGTTGCTTGAAGTATAGAGATCCGGAATTTAATTCTTCCAAAGTTACGAAGCATATGATTGGGCATCTTCAGACCAATAAGGTTAAATCTGCTTTAGAGGTTTTTGATATTATTCAGTCTGTTGATAGTTTTCGGCTTGCTCAAGAAATAGAAAAAAATTCATTAAAGTTAGATAAAAAGATACGCATTTTAATTCAAGTTGATACCTCAGGTGAGGAGCAGAAGTTTGGCATTCCAGAGGTTGATACAATTTCTTTGATTAAAAAAATTGCAGATTTTAAGAATATTGAAATTCAGGGGCTTATGACAATAGCTCCTTGGACGCAGGACAAAATAATTGTTCGTGATTGTTTCAAGCGTTTGAGTGATTTGAAAGAAAAGATCTCAGATCAGTTTTGTAAATCATTCATGATAGAGACACAGGCGCTGGTTAGCAGCGCCGTCTACGGCACTCCCC
- a CDS encoding CDP-alcohol phosphatidyltransferase family protein gives MSLTFANKLTIGRILSVPFFIACLMYYTLEHDYLRYCALGIFLLAIVTDVVDGYVARVHHQKTTAGAILDPLADKFLLISAFICLHVVKEITVYPSYVPMAVLIVVISRDVILLLGSTIIYLVHGKIDIIPTKWGKATTFFQVVSIVGILLRLPIFPMAWYIVCFVTISSGLGYIRNGVKVLNATAH, from the coding sequence ATGAGCTTAACATTTGCTAATAAATTAACGATCGGACGCATTTTATCAGTTCCTTTTTTTATTGCATGTTTGATGTATTACACGCTAGAACATGATTATTTGCGTTATTGTGCACTTGGAATTTTTTTGCTTGCCATTGTTACTGATGTGGTTGATGGATATGTTGCTCGGGTGCATCATCAAAAAACAACAGCAGGAGCTATTTTAGATCCTTTAGCAGATAAGTTTTTGTTGATTAGTGCATTTATATGTTTGCATGTTGTTAAGGAAATCACTGTTTATCCATCTTATGTTCCTATGGCTGTTTTGATTGTTGTAATTAGCCGTGACGTTATTTTGTTGTTAGGATCTACGATTATTTATCTTGTTCATGGGAAGATTGATATCATTCCAACAAAATGGGGTAAAGCAACGACATTTTTTCAGGTTGTTTCAATTGTAGGGATTCTTTTGCGTTTACCGATTTTTCCAATGGCTTGGTATATCGTATGCTTTGTCACGATTAGTTCAGGGTTAGGCTATATAAGAAACGGAGTAAAGGTGCTCAATGCTACAGCTCATTAA